Part of the Nostoc sp. ATCC 53789 genome, GTAGCACTGGTGAGAAATAGTGCTGGCGGGCCTTGAGGAGTGATGGATGACTCACTAGCAACTGGTTCTTTTGTGGAGGTGTCAACAAATGACTCTGGGTTATTGAGTTTGCGCCGTCTAATGATGGATGCATTGACAATTAATAGCCAATACAGTGAATGAACCAAGCAGAGAATGGCTTTGACATCTACTTGTGGTAGTTGTTCTGGGAAAGCCACTGCAAACTGAAATTGTGTCATTAGTTCCACAAGTTAACTCCTAAAGTAACGTGAGTTCCGTCAAATAACTTTCTAGTCTCTGGGTTCTCCGTGCCTCTGTGGTTAAAAAAAGAGTTTTTAAACCACAGAGACGCAGAGGACACAGAGGATTTGATAGGGTTAGCCTGTATTTCTCACAAGCTTGAGGTGCAGAGGGGCAGAGGGGATTGAACTTGGCACATTGAACTCTCCTCTGCTCCCCTGCTCCCCTGCTCCCCTGCTCAAGAGCAAAAGACTTTGAGAGATGTGGTGAGAAATCCGGGTTAGTTGTATCTTCCTGGCTGCCAGTTGTTCATAACTGCCAGACAAGCCCTCAATTGGGTTGCCAATGTTTGCACATCTGGTTCTCTGACCATCGTGTAGTGGTTGCCTGGAATCCAACGCACTTCCAAATTGGTGAGTAATTTGTGCCAATCTAAAGCTGGGTCAGTGGGATTTTCTGGTGGTTGGTTTTCTGCCCGTAGCAGTGTTGCTAGCCCCTCGTAGGAACGCGGTGTGTAGGATTCGATCGCTCGCATATTGCATTTGAAAACCTCGAACAAGTAGTTGACTTGTTCAACTCCGGCATCTGGCGGAACTAAGTGCAGTAGTCTGGCTTGTTCTAGGATGTAGTTCAATTGTTGTGCGGTATCTAGCTGCTGCAACTGCTGCAATCTAGTAGCATCAACATCAAATCGACCTTCTAAATCTTGGATAAACCAAGCTGCTAAGGTGGCTTCGTCCAAATCTTCGCTAGATAAGGGTGCGGGACAGTCGATAAGTACCAGCATATTGACTTCTTCACCTTGCTGGCGCAATTGCTGGGCAATTTCTAAGGCTGCAATTCCCCCAAAAGACCAGCCACCGATAGAGTATGGCCCTTGTGGTTGAACGGTGCGGATGGCTGCAATATAATAAGCCGCCATATCTTCGATAGTCGTAAATGGTGGTTGTTCTCCATCCATCCCCACAGCCTGGAGACCGTAGAACGGCTGATCTGCACCCAAGCGACGGGAGAGATCCATATAGCAAAGCACATTACCGCCAGCCGGATGAACGCAGAAGAAAGGCGGCTGAGAGCCAGAGGGCTGGATACTGACTAAAGGCGACCAAGGTACAGAACTATCTGACGATTCCCGCAGAGTCCGGGCTAAATGCTCAACAGTCCCGCCTTGGAACAACGTAGACAAGGGCAAATTCTGAGCAAAGAGTTTGTGAATTTGCGTCATCAAGCGCACAGCTTGAATAGAAGTTCCACCCAGTTCAAAGAAATTATTAGTAATACCTACCTCCGGCAATTTCAAGATTTCTTGCCAAATTTGTACAAGTTGTAACTCTAAGCTGTCTCTGGGTGGGACAATTGCCCCTAAATCTGCTTGACTTTGTTCTGGGTCAGGTAAAGCACGGCGATCTACTTTACCGTTGGATGACAAGGGCAAGCTGTCCATAAACATGAACATTGAGGGAATCATGTATTCTGGTAACTTCTGCTGGAGGTAGCTACGCAATTCTAATGAAGTAATTGATTGTTCCTGCTCAAAAACGATATAAGCTACCAGTTGCTTCTCATCCCGTTGTTTGCCAACGGCTGAAACAGCAACAGAACGGATGGCTGGGTTTTGCTGCAAGACAGTTTCAACTTCGCCTATTTCTATCCGATAACCGCGAATTTTAACCTGAAAATCAATTCTTCCTAAAAACTCGATGTTACCATCCGGCAGATAGCGCCCCAAGTCCCCCGTGCGGTAAAGACGCTCTCCCGTGCGGGGATGGTGAATAAAGCTGGCTTGGGTCTTGGCTGGATCTCGCCAATATCCCTGAGCTAAACCGATACCACCGATGTAAATTTGTCCTGGAACCCAATCAGGACGGGGTTGCAAGGCTTCATCAAGGATGTGGAAGCTTTGGTTACTCAAGGGTTTACCGTAGGGGATGCTAGTCCAGCTAGGGTCAATAGTTTCGATAGGATAGAAAATTGACCAGATGGAAGCTTCCGTGGCTCCTCCCAAACTGATTACTTGGACATTGTTACCCAAGGAGTGAATTTGCTCCGGTAGAGTTACCGGAATCCAATCGCCACTCATCATCACCAACCGTAGGGAAGATGGTAAGCGATCGCAGCGATCGCCTGCATATTCGACTAACAATTTCATTAACGCTGGTGCAGAGTTCCAGACTGTCACCTGTTCCCGTTGGAGAACATCTAGCCAATGCACCGGATCGCGGCTGCCTTGAGCATCGGGCATGATAATTGTACCACCAGCTGCGAGCGTTCCGAAGATGTCATATACTGACAAGTCAAAACTCAAGGAAGAAATGGCAAATACCCGATCCTCTGCTGTCACGCCAAACCGTTGATTGATATCGAGGATGGTGTTGGCTGCACCGCGATGGTCGATCATGACACCTTTGGGTGTACCGGTTGAGCCGGAGGTGTAGATGACGTAGGCTAAATCTTCTGGGGTTTGGATAGATGGTAAAGGTAGCTTGGTAGAGGCTTGTACCAGGGTTGAGTCATCAATTGTTAGCCATTTGACTTGAGTCGCGAAGCTGAGATTTGCTTCTAGCTGAGGTTGGGTAAAGGCGATCGCTACTTCAGCGTTATCGAGCAGCCAGCTAAGACGTTCTTGGGGTAGGCTGGGGTCGATTGGTAGGTAAGCTGCACCTGATTTGAGAATTCCCAAAACAGCGACTAACTGCTCCCAACCTTTTTCCATCACCACGGCTACCAACTGATTGGGACGTGCGCCTAAGTCTCGCAGTTGTCTACCGATGTAGTTAGATAGGCGATCGAGTTCGGCGTAAGTCAAAGTCAATTGAGAAGCAGCGATCGCTAATTTTTGTGGGTGTTGAGTCGCCTGTTCAACAAACAACTCATGCAACAACTGGGTGGGAATAGTAGTGTTGGTAGCATTGACGGCTGCTCGTTGTTGTAGCTGTGCTTCGGGTATCAACCATTCTGTGGTAGTCTGCCAAGTATTGTCTGACTCAGCCAAACGATGCAGTAGCAGTTGGTAAGCATCAAACATTTGGGCCATTAAACCAGAGGGAAAAGCTTCTTCTACAGCATCCCAATTCAGGAGCAAAGCGCCGTTTTCTTCAACAATTTGGTGGTCGAGGAGGACGAAAGGCGTTTGCAACAAGCCATTACAAATTACCTGCCAATCCTGCTCACCCGCAGCATTAGTTTGAGTGTCGCGGTTTCCCAAACCCAAAGCACTGGCAAAGGTACAAGGCATTGCGGCTCTAGCAGTTCCCCCTTGCATCCGGTTGAGTTCGCCCAACACTTCCACACCAGTCACCGCCGTATGTTCCAAATCACTCCACAACTGCTCTTGTAAGCGTTTGGCTTGGGCGGCGAAGCTTTCGCTTTGGGTGTGGTCAACTGTCAATAATAGGGTGGAGCTACAGTTACCTAAAACCTGATACACCTGTGGATGCAGTGGTTCACGGTTAAAGTAGAGGATGTTAACTGTGAGTTTTTGGTTTTTGCTCCAAGTGGTGAGGATGGTGGCATAAGCAGCACAAATCGCCGCCGCCGGTGTTAGTCCCAGCTGACTGACTCGTGTTTTGAATTGCTGCCAAACTGCTGGTGCTAGTTGCCCTTGCCAACGGGTAAAAGTGGGTTTCTCAATAGCACTCGGACTTTTGGCTAGGGGCAATTCTGGGGCTGGGGGAATTTCAGATAACCTTGGCCACCAGTAATCACGGGCTTTCTGATAGGCTGCTGTTTGACGGCGTTGATTCAGCGTCAGGATGTAATCTCGGAAAGAGAGATTCAGGGCTGGTAACTGTGCTTGGGGGTTGAGGTAAAACTGATACAAATCTTGGAAGACAAATCCACCACTTAAAGCATCGCAGATTAATAAACTAATGCTGATGTGGAGTTGCGCTCGCTCCTCATTCAATAACTGTACCCGCACCTCAAATAAAGGATATTTATCGAGTGACGGGCCATTATCCTTCATTTGCTGGCGCATCGCTGCTATTTGCTGCTCCGCCTCTTTTTGACCGCGTAAGTCGATGACTTCCACAGCAAAGGGAGGCACAGTTTCGAGAATCTGCTGTTGGGCATCAGGTAAAATCACTGCTCGCAGCATCTCATGACGCTCAATTAAACGTTGCCAAGCCAAATTCAATCGCTCGATGTCGAGATTAGTAACGGCAAATTCTACGTAGAAATGAGCAGATACATTACCCAAATCGAAAAAATTGCTACCACCCAAAGCATAAGCTTGTTGTAAGTCAGTGAGCGGGAATGGCTGATAACGCTCCTCTGGGGCATGAACTAGGGTAAATTCTGCCGTTGAAATGGGCGTTTGCAAAATTGCCAGCAATTCTAACTTGTGAGCAGTCAAGCGATCGCGCAGTTCTTCCGTTAACACACCTTTGGGGGCACGGAAACGCAATTTGTCGCCTTCAGCCCACAAATACACTCCATTTTGCGTCAAATCATCCAAAAGTTGACTCGCGCTCATAGTTCGCCATCCTCCCATTCTTGATTACTGGTGGCTAATTCAACAGGTCTAGCAGAATCGCTCCTCAGATGAGGAGGAGATACAAGGACAGATGATACTGACGACATTTCTTGTGTAATTTGAGTGAGTACTTGTGCAGATAACTGGGCAATACTAGGGCCTTGAATGAAGCGAATCATCGGTAAATCAACGCCCAAGTCGTTTTTGAGTTTGTTCTTTAACTCCACCGCCACTAAAGAATCTAGTCCTTGGCTGTTGAGGGGCTGATGGCGATCGAGTTTCGAGGCTGGCATTCGCAGTACCCTAGCCACTTGTTCGTGGAAGTAAGTTTCTAAAAGTAGTTGACGCTCATCTGATGGAGTTGCTAAAAGTGCTTGACGGGAAAGGAAATTTGTGGTGTTTTCAGTCTCGATTTCTCCAGAGTTACTAAAGACCTCCGTCAGCAATTGAAACAAAGGCATCTTGATAACGGCTGGATTAGCACGCAAGACTTTTGCCCAATTGATGGGAATCACACCTAATTGTGCAGTTTTATCCGTTAGCAGGTGTC contains:
- a CDS encoding non-ribosomal peptide synthetase, giving the protein MSASQLLDDLTQNGVYLWAEGDKLRFRAPKGVLTEELRDRLTAHKLELLAILQTPISTAEFTLVHAPEERYQPFPLTDLQQAYALGGSNFFDLGNVSAHFYVEFAVTNLDIERLNLAWQRLIERHEMLRAVILPDAQQQILETVPPFAVEVIDLRGQKEAEQQIAAMRQQMKDNGPSLDKYPLFEVRVQLLNEERAQLHISISLLICDALSGGFVFQDLYQFYLNPQAQLPALNLSFRDYILTLNQRRQTAAYQKARDYWWPRLSEIPPAPELPLAKSPSAIEKPTFTRWQGQLAPAVWQQFKTRVSQLGLTPAAAICAAYATILTTWSKNQKLTVNILYFNREPLHPQVYQVLGNCSSTLLLTVDHTQSESFAAQAKRLQEQLWSDLEHTAVTGVEVLGELNRMQGGTARAAMPCTFASALGLGNRDTQTNAAGEQDWQVICNGLLQTPFVLLDHQIVEENGALLLNWDAVEEAFPSGLMAQMFDAYQLLLHRLAESDNTWQTTTEWLIPEAQLQQRAAVNATNTTIPTQLLHELFVEQATQHPQKLAIAASQLTLTYAELDRLSNYIGRQLRDLGARPNQLVAVVMEKGWEQLVAVLGILKSGAAYLPIDPSLPQERLSWLLDNAEVAIAFTQPQLEANLSFATQVKWLTIDDSTLVQASTKLPLPSIQTPEDLAYVIYTSGSTGTPKGVMIDHRGAANTILDINQRFGVTAEDRVFAISSLSFDLSVYDIFGTLAAGGTIIMPDAQGSRDPVHWLDVLQREQVTVWNSAPALMKLLVEYAGDRCDRLPSSLRLVMMSGDWIPVTLPEQIHSLGNNVQVISLGGATEASIWSIFYPIETIDPSWTSIPYGKPLSNQSFHILDEALQPRPDWVPGQIYIGGIGLAQGYWRDPAKTQASFIHHPRTGERLYRTGDLGRYLPDGNIEFLGRIDFQVKIRGYRIEIGEVETVLQQNPAIRSVAVSAVGKQRDEKQLVAYIVFEQEQSITSLELRSYLQQKLPEYMIPSMFMFMDSLPLSSNGKVDRRALPDPEQSQADLGAIVPPRDSLELQLVQIWQEILKLPEVGITNNFFELGGTSIQAVRLMTQIHKLFAQNLPLSTLFQGGTVEHLARTLRESSDSSVPWSPLVSIQPSGSQPPFFCVHPAGGNVLCYMDLSRRLGADQPFYGLQAVGMDGEQPPFTTIEDMAAYYIAAIRTVQPQGPYSIGGWSFGGIAALEIAQQLRQQGEEVNMLVLIDCPAPLSSEDLDEATLAAWFIQDLEGRFDVDATRLQQLQQLDTAQQLNYILEQARLLHLVPPDAGVEQVNYLFEVFKCNMRAIESYTPRSYEGLATLLRAENQPPENPTDPALDWHKLLTNLEVRWIPGNHYTMVREPDVQTLATQLRACLAVMNNWQPGRYN